A portion of the Fusobacterium nucleatum genome contains these proteins:
- a CDS encoding FecCD family ABC transporter permease → MNMNIYRKKMVFLIMVLILCILVSIFLGRFFISPKMFFDVLSDSIKGVENNPIESSIIFELRIPRIIMNILVGAGLSISGVAFQGIFQNPLVSPDIISVSSGSAFGAVLGILLFGMNSYVIILALLFGILSVIITYSLSKVRGESSVLSLILSGMVITALFSALISLVKYTADPYDKLPAITYWLMGSFSSSSYNNIKIAVFPIITGIMILYFLRWRINILSLGDEEVKALGMNPVYIRGFIIVAVTMISATCVTLTGIIGWVGLLIPHICRMYIGADNIKLIPSSCIMGAVFMLIIDGIARTATSSEIPIGILTSLVGAPFFIIIFKKYRSW, encoded by the coding sequence ATGAATATGAATATATATAGAAAGAAAATGGTATTTCTCATAATGGTCTTAATTTTGTGCATATTAGTCTCAATATTTTTAGGAAGATTTTTTATATCACCTAAAATGTTTTTTGATGTTCTGTCAGATAGTATAAAAGGAGTTGAAAATAATCCAATTGAAAGTTCTATAATTTTTGAATTAAGAATACCTAGAATAATAATGAATATATTAGTAGGTGCTGGACTTTCTATTTCAGGGGTAGCCTTTCAAGGAATATTCCAAAATCCTTTGGTTAGTCCAGATATAATAAGTGTAAGTTCAGGTTCTGCATTTGGAGCTGTTTTAGGTATACTTTTATTTGGGATGAATTCTTATGTTATTATATTAGCTTTATTGTTTGGTATATTAAGTGTAATTATAACTTATAGTTTATCAAAAGTAAGAGGAGAAAGTTCTGTACTTTCTCTGATACTTTCTGGTATGGTTATAACTGCTCTTTTTTCAGCATTAATCTCACTTGTAAAATATACAGCAGATCCTTATGATAAATTGCCTGCCATAACATATTGGCTTATGGGAAGTTTTTCTAGTTCTTCTTATAATAACATTAAAATTGCTGTATTTCCAATAATAACTGGTATTATGATATTGTATTTTTTAAGATGGAGAATAAATATTTTGTCACTTGGTGATGAAGAAGTTAAAGCATTAGGTATGAATCCAGTTTATATTAGAGGTTTTATTATAGTTGCAGTAACAATGATAAGTGCAACTTGTGTTACATTAACAGGAATAATTGGATGGGTAGGATTATTAATTCCTCATATATGTCGTATGTATATAGGAGCTGACAATATAAAATTGATTCCAAGTTCTTGTATTATGGGAGCAGTTTTTATGCTAATAATAGATGGAATAGCAAGAACAGCAACTTCTAGTGAAATCCCTATTGGGATATTGACTTCCTTAGTAGGAGCTCCATTTTTTATTATAATCTTTAAAAAATATAGGAGTTGGTAA
- a CDS encoding ABC transporter ATP-binding protein encodes MNLEIKNGNFSYTDGNPILKDINLKIDSGEIFTILGQNGIGKTTLLKCINGVLKWNSGEVFIDNKKVDSIKDLKDIAYVPQAHSFSFSYTVRELSIMGRAKYLNIFSTPSKSDYDIVEKVLDEMGILYLKDRKCSELSGGQLQLVFLARALVGEPKILILDEPESHLDFKNQTKILRTIVQLAKKKNITCIFNTHYPEYALRISDKSMLIGKDDYIIGKTSEVINEENLKKYFGINTKIVEIKDEKQKIKSVVITDNLEKE; translated from the coding sequence ATGAATTTAGAAATAAAAAATGGAAATTTTTCATATACTGATGGAAATCCTATTTTAAAAGATATAAATTTAAAAATTGATAGTGGAGAGATATTTACAATATTGGGGCAAAATGGAATTGGTAAAACGACATTGCTAAAATGTATTAATGGAGTTTTAAAATGGAATTCTGGTGAAGTATTTATTGATAATAAAAAAGTTGATTCTATAAAGGATTTAAAAGATATAGCTTATGTTCCCCAAGCACATTCATTCTCTTTCTCATATACTGTAAGAGAGCTTTCTATTATGGGAAGAGCTAAATATTTAAATATTTTCTCTACTCCTTCAAAATCAGATTATGATATAGTAGAAAAAGTTTTAGATGAGATGGGAATATTGTATTTAAAAGATAGAAAATGTTCAGAGTTAAGTGGTGGACAACTTCAGCTGGTTTTCTTAGCTCGAGCTCTAGTAGGAGAACCTAAAATTTTAATTCTTGATGAACCTGAATCACATTTAGATTTTAAAAATCAAACAAAAATTTTAAGGACAATTGTTCAATTAGCAAAAAAGAAAAATATTACTTGTATTTTTAATACCCACTATCCTGAATATGCTTTAAGAATTTCAGATAAATCTATGTTAATAGGAAAAGATGACTATATTATTGGTAAAACTAGTGAAGTTATTAATGAGGAAAACTTAAAAAAATATTTTGGGATAAATACAAAAATTGTTGAAATAAAAGATGAAAAACAAAAAATAAAATCTGTGGTGATAACAGATAATTTAGAAAAAGAGTAA
- a CDS encoding ABC transporter permease codes for MVGQKKWRIDIKWIVILAIVAFLLIFEVFPLFYLLIKSLFSGGSFSWEAYRRVYTYDLNWIALKNTIITAGFTTILGVAIAFPLAFLVGRTDMYGKKFFRTLFVVTYMVPPYVGAMAWLRLLNPNAGVLNKFLMKIFGLGTAPFNIYTTSGIVWVLTCFFYPYAFITISRAMEKMDPSLEEASRISGASPLKTLFKVTIPMMTPSIIAAGLLVFVASASSYGIPSIIGAPGQIYTVTMRIIDFVHIGSEEGLTDAMTLAVFLMLISNIILYISTFVVGRKQYITMSGKSTRPNIVELGKWRLPITIIISVFSFFVIILPFITVAITSFTVNMGKPLTLSNLSLKAWEKVFSRASIISSTTNSFLTATAAAFFGILISCVMAYLLQRTNVKGKRIPDFLITLGSGTPSVTIALALIISMSGKFGINIYNTLTIMVVAYMIKYMLMGMRTVVSAMSQVHPSLEEAAQISGANWLRMLKDVTLPLIGASIVAGIFLIFMPSFYELTMSTLLYSSNTKTIGYELYIYQTYHSQQVASALATAILLFVILVNYILNKLTKGQFSI; via the coding sequence ATGGTTGGACAAAAAAAATGGAGAATAGATATAAAATGGATAGTTATATTAGCAATAGTAGCTTTCTTACTTATATTTGAGGTTTTTCCGTTATTTTATTTATTAATTAAATCTTTATTTTCTGGTGGAAGTTTCTCTTGGGAAGCATATAGAAGAGTTTATACCTATGATTTAAACTGGATAGCTTTGAAAAATACTATAATTACAGCTGGTTTTACCACAATTCTTGGAGTTGCCATAGCATTTCCATTGGCATTTTTAGTTGGAAGAACAGATATGTATGGAAAGAAATTTTTTAGAACTTTATTTGTAGTTACTTATATGGTTCCACCATATGTTGGAGCTATGGCTTGGTTAAGACTTTTAAATCCAAATGCTGGAGTTCTAAATAAATTTTTAATGAAAATATTTGGTTTAGGAACTGCTCCTTTTAATATTTATACAACCTCTGGAATTGTATGGGTATTAACCTGCTTTTTCTATCCTTATGCTTTTATAACAATATCAAGAGCTATGGAAAAAATGGATCCATCTTTGGAAGAGGCTTCAAGAATTTCAGGAGCTTCTCCTTTAAAAACTTTATTTAAAGTTACTATTCCAATGATGACACCAAGTATAATAGCTGCAGGGCTTTTAGTTTTTGTTGCATCAGCTTCATCTTATGGAATACCATCTATTATTGGAGCACCAGGACAAATTTATACAGTAACTATGCGTATAATAGACTTTGTTCATATTGGTTCAGAAGAAGGACTTACGGATGCAATGACTCTTGCTGTATTTTTGATGTTGATATCTAATATAATTTTATATATCTCAACATTTGTTGTTGGAAGAAAACAATATATAACAATGAGTGGTAAATCTACAAGACCAAATATTGTAGAATTAGGAAAATGGAGATTACCTATAACAATAATAATTTCAGTCTTCTCATTTTTTGTAATAATTTTACCATTTATAACAGTTGCTATAACATCATTTACTGTAAATATGGGAAAACCACTTACTTTGTCAAATTTATCATTAAAAGCATGGGAAAAAGTTTTTTCAAGAGCTTCAATAATAAGTTCAACAACAAACAGTTTCCTAACAGCAACAGCTGCTGCATTCTTTGGAATTTTAATTTCTTGTGTAATGGCATATCTATTACAAAGAACAAATGTAAAAGGAAAAAGAATCCCAGACTTTTTGATAACATTAGGTTCTGGAACACCAAGTGTAACAATAGCTTTGGCACTTATAATATCAATGAGTGGTAAATTTGGAATAAATATTTATAATACTTTAACAATAATGGTAGTTGCATATATGATTAAATATATGTTAATGGGAATGAGAACTGTTGTTTCAGCAATGAGTCAAGTTCACCCTTCACTTGAAGAAGCTGCTCAAATATCTGGTGCAAATTGGCTTCGTATGTTAAAAGATGTAACTTTACCATTGATTGGAGCAAGTATTGTTGCAGGAATTTTCTTAATATTTATGCCATCATTCTATGAATTGACAATGTCAACATTGCTTTATTCATCAAATACTAAGACTATTGGATATGAATTATATATCTATCAAACATATCATAGTCAACAGGTTGCAAGTGCATTGGCAACAGCTATTTTACTATTTGTTATTTTAGTTAATTATATTTTAAATAAATTGACTAAGGGACAATTTTCAATATAG
- a CDS encoding nitrogenase component 1: MNIERCLKNEKNKMLKTLLNIPENIVISIGPTGCLNVLYNEAIKENKLENLYTFPISEIDMVSANHIEKLEKYIVKIISENFEKIKSIIIYLTCADLILVSDFSFLMEKIKKDYGIIVKILERGPIAKRKIMPEKRLEKLLVKLEYELKNTSKIKDKKISDFKIEIQHIVPPITSDYSGACSTLYGENILKILISPSGCKTPVAYDEIRNIDCSLQYSTSLNELEIVTGEIKGLKDNIKEIISQNPKIELIAIISTVVPQIIGMDLESIVENIEETLDIPCVFINTNSFENYYSGISLTLKSLAKKFMVKNKKIKNTVNIIGYSPLTFGKIEKLEELFSLIKSLDLNILTVFSDNLSLEKIKNSTSAELNLVLSYEGLALAKYMEKEFSIPYVIINVVSKYGIENTENILKRFFYKIDNSFEKLEKRDKLDDRKVMIIASPFMAINIADSLRKDFSFDNILALSLIKESRKFKKIEYLEFLNIVNTEDDLKEKIKEYKPDILISDPVYKNLINDGLTFIPLLHYGYSTRLYLELDYEYCGKKAYEYFKKFI; encoded by the coding sequence ATGAATATAGAGAGATGTCTAAAAAATGAAAAAAATAAAATGCTCAAAACTTTGCTCAATATTCCAGAAAATATAGTTATCTCTATTGGACCAACTGGTTGTTTAAATGTTCTTTATAATGAGGCAATAAAGGAAAATAAATTAGAAAATTTATATACCTTTCCTATATCTGAAATAGATATGGTTTCCGCTAATCATATAGAAAAATTAGAAAAATATATAGTTAAGATAATTTCTGAAAATTTTGAAAAAATAAAATCAATTATTATTTATTTAACTTGTGCTGATTTAATATTAGTAAGTGATTTTTCATTTTTAATGGAGAAAATAAAAAAAGATTATGGAATTATTGTAAAAATACTGGAAAGAGGTCCTATTGCAAAAAGAAAAATTATGCCAGAAAAAAGATTGGAAAAATTATTAGTTAAATTAGAGTATGAGTTAAAAAATACCTCAAAAATAAAAGATAAAAAGATAAGTGACTTTAAAATAGAAATTCAACATATAGTTCCACCAATAACTTCTGATTATTCTGGAGCTTGTTCAACTTTATATGGTGAAAATATTTTAAAAATATTAATTTCACCTAGTGGCTGTAAAACACCAGTTGCTTATGATGAAATAAGAAATATAGATTGTAGTTTACAGTATTCTACATCATTGAATGAATTAGAAATAGTTACTGGTGAAATAAAGGGACTAAAAGATAATATAAAAGAAATCATAAGCCAGAATCCTAAAATTGAGCTTATAGCTATTATTTCAACAGTAGTTCCTCAAATAATAGGAATGGATTTAGAATCTATTGTTGAAAATATAGAAGAAACACTAGATATTCCTTGTGTTTTTATAAATACAAATAGTTTTGAAAATTATTACTCTGGAATTTCATTAACACTAAAAAGTTTAGCTAAAAAATTTATGGTTAAGAATAAGAAAATTAAAAACACAGTAAATATTATTGGGTATTCTCCTTTAACTTTTGGAAAAATAGAAAAGTTAGAAGAATTATTTTCTTTAATAAAAAGTTTAGATTTGAATATCCTAACTGTTTTTTCAGATAATTTATCATTAGAAAAAATAAAAAATAGTACATCAGCTGAATTAAATCTAGTTTTAAGTTATGAGGGACTTGCTCTTGCTAAATATATGGAAAAAGAATTTTCAATTCCTTATGTAATAATAAATGTTGTTTCAAAATATGGTATTGAAAATACAGAAAATATTTTAAAAAGATTTTTTTATAAAATAGATAATTCTTTTGAAAAGTTAGAAAAAAGAGATAAATTGGATGATAGAAAAGTTATGATTATTGCCTCTCCATTTATGGCAATAAATATAGCTGACTCTTTAAGAAAAGACTTTTCATTTGACAATATCTTAGCACTTTCACTTATAAAAGAAAGTAGAAAATTTAAAAAAATTGAGTATTTAGAATTTTTAAATATTGTAAATACAGAAGATGATTTAAAAGAAAAGATAAAAGAGTATAAACCTGATATTTTAATATCGGACCCTGTGTATAAAAATTTAATAAATGATGGGCTTACTTTTATTCCTTTACTTCATTATGGATATAGCACTAGACTATATTTGGAATTAGATTATGAATATTGTGGAAAAAAAGCTTATGAATATTTTAAAAAATTTATTTAA
- a CDS encoding ABC transporter substrate-binding protein, which produces MKKIFSSMFILFLFLFANINAKTVTDLTGKKVTIKDNPNRIAIVPIPWASLAYAVDGDSSKIVGMHPSAKKSYEISMLKELAPNMKNVNSVFVDNNFNINYEELALLKSDIVVVWDYQNDAIEKLAKLKIPAVAIKYGTLEDVQQGIKLLGDILNRQEKAQKLINYHKDTNKYFASKTEKLANTKRKKILYIRDSQLTVATGKSVNNIMIDMAGGVNVAKDITTGNWSKVTMEEIIKWNPDIIILSNFDKILPEDIYNNKFEGQDWSKINAVKNKKVFKAPIGIYRWDAPSAETPLMIKWIAKVANPELFNDYNMRKDIKDFYLEFFNYELSDEQLNFILNSKINKGLNL; this is translated from the coding sequence ATGAAAAAAATTTTTAGTTCAATGTTTATTTTATTTTTATTTTTGTTTGCAAATATTAATGCTAAAACTGTCACAGATTTAACAGGGAAAAAAGTTACTATTAAAGATAATCCAAACAGAATTGCTATTGTTCCTATTCCTTGGGCTTCTTTAGCTTATGCTGTAGATGGAGATTCTTCTAAAATAGTTGGAATGCATCCTTCTGCTAAAAAATCTTATGAAATAAGTATGTTAAAAGAGTTAGCACCAAATATGAAAAATGTAAATTCAGTATTTGTGGATAATAATTTTAATATAAATTATGAAGAGTTGGCTCTTTTAAAATCTGATATTGTTGTAGTGTGGGATTATCAAAATGATGCAATAGAAAAACTTGCTAAATTAAAGATACCAGCAGTAGCAATAAAATATGGAACATTGGAAGATGTTCAACAAGGTATAAAATTACTTGGAGATATTTTAAATAGACAAGAAAAAGCTCAAAAATTAATTAATTATCATAAGGATACTAATAAGTATTTTGCTTCAAAAACTGAAAAATTAGCAAATACAAAAAGAAAAAAAATTCTTTATATTAGAGATTCTCAATTAACTGTAGCAACTGGAAAATCAGTTAACAATATTATGATTGATATGGCTGGTGGAGTGAATGTTGCCAAAGATATTACTACTGGTAATTGGTCAAAAGTTACTATGGAAGAAATTATAAAATGGAATCCTGACATTATTATTTTAAGTAATTTTGATAAAATTTTGCCAGAAGATATTTATAATAACAAATTTGAAGGTCAAGATTGGTCAAAAATTAATGCAGTTAAAAATAAAAAAGTATTTAAAGCTCCAATAGGTATTTATAGATGGGATGCTCCTTCAGCAGAAACTCCACTTATGATAAAATGGATAGCAAAAGTAGCAAATCCAGAACTTTTTAATGATTATAATATGAGAAAAGATATAAAAGATTTTTATTTGGAATTCTTTAATTATGAACTTTCTGATGAGCAATTAAATTTTATTTTAAATTCAAAAATTAATAAAGGTTTAAATCTTTAA
- a CDS encoding extracellular solute-binding protein: MKKKFFWLVLSLMTLFLVACGGGEKKEETTDSANANTEISGKIVIYTSMYEDIIDNVSEKLKKEFPNLEVEFFQGGTGTLQSKIIAELQANKLGCDMLMVAEPSYSLELKEKGILHAYLSKNAENLALDYDKEGYWYPVRLLNMVLAYNPDKYKKEDLALTFEDFAKREDLAGKISIPDPLKSGTALAAVSALSDKYGEEYFKNLANLKVVVESGSVAVTKLETGEAAEIMILEESILKKREEENSTLEVIYPEDGIISIPSTIMTVKEDMSANKNIKAAEALTDWFLSPAGQEAIVEGWMHSVLKNPEKAPYDAKATDEILKASMPINWEKTYKDREELRKMFEKFITKAN; the protein is encoded by the coding sequence ATGAAAAAGAAATTTTTTTGGCTTGTATTATCTTTAATGACATTGTTTTTAGTTGCTTGTGGTGGAGGAGAAAAGAAAGAAGAAACTACTGATTCTGCTAATGCTAACACAGAAATAAGTGGAAAGATTGTTATCTATACTTCTATGTATGAAGATATAATAGATAATGTTAGTGAAAAGTTAAAAAAAGAATTTCCAAATTTGGAAGTTGAATTTTTCCAAGGTGGAACAGGAACTTTACAATCTAAAATTATAGCTGAATTGCAAGCTAATAAATTAGGTTGTGACATGTTAATGGTTGCAGAACCATCTTATTCATTAGAATTAAAAGAAAAAGGAATATTACATGCATATCTTTCTAAAAATGCTGAAAATCTAGCATTAGATTATGATAAAGAAGGATATTGGTATCCAGTTCGTTTATTAAATATGGTTTTAGCATACAATCCTGATAAATACAAAAAAGAAGATTTAGCACTTACATTTGAAGATTTTGCTAAAAGAGAAGATTTAGCAGGAAAAATTTCAATTCCTGATCCACTAAAATCTGGAACTGCTTTGGCTGCTGTTTCTGCATTGAGTGATAAATATGGAGAAGAATATTTCAAAAACTTAGCTAATTTAAAAGTTGTTGTTGAATCTGGTTCAGTAGCTGTTACTAAATTAGAAACAGGAGAAGCCGCTGAAATTATGATACTTGAAGAATCTATTTTAAAGAAAAGAGAAGAAGAAAATTCTACACTAGAAGTTATATATCCAGAAGATGGAATAATTTCTATACCAAGTACAATAATGACTGTTAAAGAAGATATGTCAGCAAATAAAAATATAAAAGCAGCAGAAGCTCTAACAGATTGGTTCTTATCACCAGCTGGACAAGAAGCAATAGTAGAAGGTTGGATGCACTCTGTTTTAAAGAATCCTGAAAAAGCACCTTATGATGCAAAAGCTACTGATGAAATATTAAAAGCATCTATGCCTATAAATTGGGAAAAAACATATAAAGACAGAGAAGAATTAAGAAAAATGTTTGAAAAATTTATAACTAAGGCAAATTAA
- the nrdD gene encoding anaerobic ribonucleoside-triphosphate reductase: MKRVIKRDGSVVEFDRSRIINAIKKTFEQASREPNMKLIEKIASQVEDLPDKVLAVEQIQDIVVKKLMGSSEKDIAMSYQSYRTLKAEIREKEKGIYRQIGELVDASNEKLLSENANKDAKTISVQRDLLAGISSRDYYLNKIVPEHIKLAHIKGEIHLHDLDYLLFRETNCELVNIEAMLKGGCNIGNAKMLEPNSVDVAVGHIVQIIASVSSNTYGGCSIPYLDRALVRYIKKTFKKHFLRGAKYIDDLNEEQIEELKKENLEYSNEIIKNKYPKTYEYSVDMTEESVKQAMQGLEYEINSLSTVNGQTPFTTVGIGTETSWEGRLVQKYVLKTRMAGFGAKKETAIFPKIVYAMCEGLNLNEGDPNWDISQLAFECMTKSIYPDILFITPEQLKNETVVYPMGCRAFLSPWKDKNGKEKYAGRFNIGATSINLPRIAIKNRGDEEGFYKELDRILEICKDNCLFRAKYLENTVAEMAPILWMSGALAEKNQKDTIKDLIWGGYSTVSIGYIGLSEVSQLLYGKDFSESEEVYEKTFNILKYIADKVLEYKQKYNLGFALYGTPSESLCDRFARVDKQEFGDIKGITDKGYYDNSFHVSSRINMSPFEKLRLEALGHKYSAGGHISYIETDSLTKNLDAIPDILRYAKMVGIHYMGINQPVDKCHICGYKGEFTATKEGFTCPQCGNHDSNEMSVIRRVCGYLSQPNARPFNKGKQEEIMHRVKHS, from the coding sequence ATGAAAAGGGTTATTAAAAGAGATGGATCAGTAGTTGAGTTCGATAGAAGTAGAATAATAAATGCAATTAAAAAAACATTTGAACAAGCTTCTAGGGAACCAAATATGAAATTGATAGAAAAAATTGCCTCCCAAGTAGAAGATTTGCCTGATAAAGTTTTAGCAGTTGAGCAAATACAGGATATAGTGGTAAAAAAATTAATGGGCTCATCTGAAAAAGATATAGCAATGTCTTATCAAAGTTATAGAACTTTAAAAGCAGAAATAAGAGAAAAAGAAAAAGGAATATATAGACAAATTGGTGAGCTTGTAGATGCTTCTAATGAGAAGTTATTATCTGAAAATGCAAATAAAGATGCAAAAACTATCTCTGTTCAAAGAGATTTACTTGCAGGAATTTCTTCAAGAGATTACTATTTGAATAAAATAGTTCCTGAACATATAAAATTAGCACATATAAAAGGTGAAATTCATTTACATGACTTAGATTATTTACTTTTTAGAGAAACAAACTGTGAGCTTGTAAATATAGAAGCTATGCTAAAAGGTGGTTGTAATATAGGTAATGCTAAAATGCTTGAGCCTAATTCTGTTGATGTTGCAGTTGGACACATAGTTCAAATAATAGCCTCTGTTTCATCTAATACCTATGGTGGTTGTTCAATTCCATATTTAGACAGAGCTTTAGTTAGATATATAAAGAAAACTTTTAAAAAGCATTTTTTAAGAGGAGCAAAATATATAGATGACTTAAATGAAGAACAAATTGAAGAGTTAAAAAAAGAAAATTTAGAATATTCAAATGAAATTATAAAAAATAAATATCCTAAAACTTATGAATATTCTGTTGATATGACAGAAGAATCTGTAAAACAAGCAATGCAAGGTTTAGAATATGAGATAAATTCTTTATCTACTGTAAATGGACAAACACCTTTTACAACAGTGGGTATAGGGACTGAAACCTCTTGGGAAGGAAGACTTGTTCAAAAATATGTTTTAAAAACAAGAATGGCAGGTTTTGGAGCTAAAAAAGAAACTGCTATCTTCCCTAAAATCGTTTATGCAATGTGTGAAGGTTTAAATTTAAATGAGGGAGATCCTAACTGGGATATTTCTCAACTTGCTTTTGAATGTATGACTAAATCAATTTATCCTGATATTTTATTCATCACTCCTGAGCAATTAAAAAATGAAACTGTTGTATATCCAATGGGATGTAGAGCTTTCTTATCTCCTTGGAAAGATAAAAATGGTAAAGAAAAATATGCAGGAAGATTTAATATAGGAGCCACATCTATTAATTTACCAAGGATAGCTATTAAAAATCGTGGAGATGAAGAAGGCTTCTATAAAGAACTTGATAGAATTTTAGAAATTTGTAAAGATAACTGCCTATTTAGAGCAAAATATTTAGAAAATACTGTTGCAGAAATGGCACCTATTCTTTGGATGTCAGGTGCACTTGCTGAAAAAAATCAAAAAGATACAATTAAAGATTTAATTTGGGGAGGATATTCAACAGTATCAATAGGGTATATTGGACTTAGTGAAGTTTCTCAATTATTGTATGGTAAAGATTTTTCTGAATCGGAGGAAGTATATGAAAAAACTTTTAATATATTAAAATATATAGCTGATAAAGTTCTTGAATACAAGCAAAAATATAATTTAGGTTTTGCACTATATGGAACACCATCAGAATCGCTATGTGATAGATTTGCAAGAGTTGATAAACAAGAATTTGGAGATATAAAAGGAATAACAGATAAAGGCTATTATGATAACTCTTTCCATGTTTCTTCAAGAATAAATATGAGTCCATTTGAAAAATTAAGACTTGAAGCCTTAGGTCATAAATATTCAGCTGGAGGACATATCAGCTATATTGAAACTGATTCGTTGACAAAGAATTTAGATGCAATACCAGATATTTTAAGATATGCTAAAATGGTGGGAATACATTATATGGGAATAAATCAACCTGTTGATAAATGTCATATCTGTGGTTATAAAGGAGAATTTACTGCTACAAAAGAAGGATTTACTTGCCCACAATGTGGAAATCATGATAGTAATGAAATGAGTGTAATAAGGAGAGTCTGTGGTTACCTATCTCAACCTAATGCTAGACCTTTTAACAAAGGAAAGCAAGAGGAAATAATGCATAGAGTAAAACACAGTTAG
- a CDS encoding ABC transporter ATP-binding protein: MASVTITGVTKSFGNVTVLQEFNQKFEDGEFITLLGPSGCGKTTMLRLIAGFEKPSSGEIYIGDKLVSSEKEFLPPEKRGIGMVFQSYAVWPHMNVFDNIAYPLKIQKISKNEIEERVNQVLKIVHLEQYKDRFPSELSGGQQQRVALGRALVAQPEILLLDEPLSNLDAKLREEMRYEIKEITKKLKITVIYVTHDQIEAMTMSNRIVLINKGEVQQVAPPQEIYSKPKNMFVANFVGKVDFITGKVEGSKILLDNSNNQILSNTSSFKGKVVVAIRPENAILSDDGEITGKVYSKFYLGDCNDLRVEIGNGNILRIIARASTYNTLNEGDEVKIKILDYFVFEDDGKDQIKIMT, from the coding sequence ATGGCATCAGTAACAATAACAGGAGTTACAAAATCCTTTGGAAATGTAACAGTCCTACAAGAATTTAATCAAAAATTTGAAGATGGAGAATTTATAACATTACTAGGCCCATCTGGTTGTGGAAAAACAACTATGCTTAGACTTATTGCAGGATTTGAAAAACCAAGTAGTGGAGAAATATATATAGGTGATAAATTAGTATCAAGTGAAAAAGAATTTTTACCACCTGAAAAAAGAGGAATTGGAATGGTATTTCAATCTTATGCAGTATGGCCTCATATGAATGTATTTGACAATATTGCTTATCCATTAAAAATTCAAAAAATTAGTAAAAATGAAATAGAAGAAAGAGTAAATCAAGTTTTAAAAATTGTACACTTAGAACAATATAAGGATAGATTTCCATCTGAGTTATCAGGAGGACAACAACAAAGGGTTGCATTAGGAAGAGCCTTAGTTGCTCAACCAGAAATTTTGTTGTTAGATGAACCTCTTTCTAACCTAGATGCAAAGTTAAGAGAAGAAATGAGATATGAAATAAAAGAAATAACTAAAAAATTAAAAATAACAGTTATTTATGTAACTCATGACCAAATAGAAGCAATGACCATGAGTAATAGAATTGTATTGATTAATAAAGGAGAGGTACAACAAGTTGCACCTCCACAAGAAATATATTCTAAACCTAAAAATATGTTTGTTGCAAACTTTGTTGGTAAGGTTGATTTTATTACAGGAAAGGTTGAAGGAAGTAAAATTTTACTAGATAATAGTAATAATCAAATACTTTCTAATACAAGCTCATTTAAAGGAAAGGTTGTTGTAGCAATTCGTCCAGAAAATGCTATTCTTTCTGATGATGGAGAAATCACAGGAAAAGTTTATTCTAAATTCTATTTAGGAGATTGTAATGATTTAAGAGTTGAAATTGGAAATGGAAATATTTTAAGAATAATTGCAAGAGCTTCAACTTATAACACTTTAAATGAGGGTGATGAAGTAAAAATAAAAATCTTAGATTATTTTGTTTTTGAAGATGATGGAAAAGACCAAATTAAAATTATGACATAA